A window of the Nycticebus coucang isolate mNycCou1 chromosome 3, mNycCou1.pri, whole genome shotgun sequence genome harbors these coding sequences:
- the STK32C gene encoding serine/threonine-protein kinase 32C isoform X3, producing MPVRSRAHCFSGASGRRGWARPCRPPRRAGRCLTTKRTVCIVQKRDTEKMYAMKYMNKQQCIERDEVRNVFRELEILQEVEHVFLVNLWYSFQDEEDMFMVVDLLLGGDLRYHLQQNVQFSEDTVRLYICEMALALDYLRGQHIIHRDVKPDNILLDERGHAHLSDFNIATIIKDGERATALAGTKPYMAPEIFHSFVNGGSGYSFEVDWWSVGVMAYELLRGWRPYDIHSSNPVESLVQLFSTVSVQYVPSWSKDMVALLRKLLTVNPEHRLSCLQDMRAAPSLARVPWDDLMEKKVEPGFVPNKGRLHCDPTFELEEMILESRPLHKKKKRLAKSKSRDNSRDSSQSENEYLQDCLDAIQQDFVIFNREKLRRSQELTQEPLEPLPGPATRNAMETAEDSEGEHSVLPTCGSICPSAGSS from the exons GTGTGCATTGTGCAGAAGCGCGACACGGAGAAGATGTACGCCATGAAGTACATGAACAAGCAGCAGTGCATCGAGCGCGACGAGGTCCGCAACGTCTTCCGGGAGCTGGAGATCCTGCAGGAGGTTGAGCACGTCTTCCTGGTGAACCTCTG GTACTCCTTCCAGGATGAGGAGGACATGTTCATGGTGGTGGACCTGCTCTTGGGTGGGGACCTGCGTTACCACCTGCAACAGAACGTCCAGTTCTCTGAAGACACGGTGAGGCTGTACATCTGTGAGATGGCTCTGGCCCTCGACTACTTGCGTGGCCAACACATCATCCACAG AGACGTCAAGCCTGACAACATTCTCCTGGATGAGCGGG GACATGCACACCTGAGTGACTTCAATATTGCCACCATCATAAAAGATGGGGAGCGGGCAACGGCGTTAGCGGGCACCAAGCCGTACATGG CTCCAGAGATCTTCCACTCTTTCGTTAATGGAGGGTCTGGCTACTCCTTCGAGGTGGACTGGTGGTCGGTGGGGGTGATGGCCTACGAGCTGCTTCGAGGATGG AGACCCTATGATATCCACTCGAGCAACCCAGTGGAGTCCCTGGTGCAGCTGTTCAGCACCGTGAGTGTCCAGTATGTGCCCAGCTGGTCCAAGGACATGGTGGCCCTGCTGCGGAAG CTCCTCACCGTGAACCCCGAGCACCGGCTCTCCTGCCTCCAGGACATGCGGGCAGCCCCGTCGCTGGCCAGAGTGCCGTGGGATGACCTGATGGAGAAGAAGGTGGAGCCGGGCTTCGTGCCCAAC aaaggccgcctgcACTGCGACCCCACCTTCGAGCTGGAGGAGATGATTCTGGAGTCCAGACCCCTGCACAAGAAGAAGAAGCGGCTGGCCAAGAGCAAGTCCCGGGACAACAGTCGCGACAGCTCCCAGTCG GAGAATGAATATCTTCAGGACTGCCTTGATGCCATCCAGCAAgactttgtcatttttaatagagaaaa GCTGAGGCGGAGCCAGGAGCTCACACAGGAGCCTCTTGAGCCTCTTCCTGGCCCTGCAACCAGGAATGCCATGGAGACTGCGGAGGACAGCGAGGGGGAGCACTCTGTCCTGCCCACGTGTGGCTCCATCTGCCCTTCAGCCGGCAGCAGCTAG